In Limisalsivibrio acetivorans, one genomic interval encodes:
- a CDS encoding uracil-DNA glycosylase produces the protein MERINCYRCVHYFVTWEPEMPHGCDRLGFKSKAMPSVEVFKSSGIRCLHFEEKKFSKGDKAP, from the coding sequence TTGGAAAGGATAAACTGTTATAGATGCGTACACTACTTTGTTACATGGGAGCCGGAGATGCCCCACGGCTGTGACAGGCTTGGCTTTAAGTCAAAGGCGATGCCTTCTGTGGAGGTTTTTAAGAGCTCGGGCATACGCTGTCTGCACTTTGAGGAGAAGAAGTTCAGTAAAGGTGACAAGGCTCCTTAA
- a CDS encoding GGDEF domain-containing protein: MADERLDDVSSKLSTIIQSLLRRMADRKVSLTKENLHEFLYDDTAFRNLIDEIPCATDFGNKTEILEYLAPLKGYVHEQDINRVEKMLFDKQTPFDEVVVELLNLLSRHIFKTGDRMNKLNVIMEKLFTKLLSTQDKMTISLADNIRFVENDISSDRVILGEAKDIENLLDTDEGFDSIKESFDKFLKTYDSKVDTKQEHFEGLNKDLNDIESELEAYKHEVDKLKNHLQKYRTESITDHLTGLFNRKYLEIKLSEEAERFGRHGEPFCMVMLDIDDFKHINDTYGHLIGDQVLKHIARIVKESVRKTDFAFRYGGEEFTFMLLNANLENSCKIAEQIREKVESTNFAIKDNSFNVTVTMGVAQYQKDEEPESVLDRADKNLYAGKQSGKNKVIG; this comes from the coding sequence AGCACAATAATACAATCGCTCCTGCGCAGAATGGCGGACAGGAAGGTTAGCCTCACAAAGGAGAACCTCCACGAGTTTCTCTATGACGACACAGCCTTCCGCAACCTTATAGATGAGATACCATGCGCTACGGACTTCGGTAATAAAACCGAGATCCTCGAATATCTGGCTCCCCTGAAAGGTTACGTCCATGAACAGGATATTAACCGCGTAGAGAAGATGCTTTTCGACAAGCAGACACCCTTTGACGAGGTTGTTGTCGAGCTCCTGAACCTGCTTAGCAGACATATTTTCAAAACCGGCGACAGAATGAACAAGCTTAATGTCATTATGGAAAAGCTCTTCACAAAGCTACTCTCAACACAAGATAAAATGACTATCAGCCTCGCAGATAATATCCGGTTCGTTGAAAACGATATAAGCAGCGACAGAGTCATCCTCGGCGAGGCCAAGGATATCGAAAACCTCCTTGATACCGATGAAGGCTTCGACAGCATCAAGGAATCCTTCGACAAGTTCCTTAAAACCTATGACAGCAAGGTAGACACAAAACAGGAGCATTTTGAGGGTTTGAATAAGGACCTCAACGACATTGAATCGGAGCTTGAGGCGTACAAGCACGAAGTGGACAAGCTCAAAAATCACCTCCAGAAATACCGCACAGAATCGATTACCGACCATCTCACTGGGCTGTTTAACAGGAAGTACCTTGAGATTAAGCTGAGCGAAGAAGCGGAACGCTTCGGGCGTCACGGTGAGCCCTTCTGCATGGTTATGCTCGATATCGATGACTTCAAGCATATTAATGACACCTACGGTCACCTCATCGGGGACCAGGTGCTTAAGCATATTGCCCGAATCGTTAAGGAATCCGTGCGCAAGACCGATTTCGCATTCCGCTACGGAGGCGAAGAGTTCACCTTCATGCTGCTGAACGCAAACCTTGAGAACTCATGCAAGATAGCCGAGCAGATCAGAGAGAAGGTTGAATCCACAAACTTCGCAATAAAGGACAACAGCTTCAACGTTACCGTAACCATGGGGGTTGCTCAATACCAGAAGGATGAAGAACCTGAGTCCGTTCTGGACAGGGCGGACAAAAACCTCTATGCGGGGAAGCAGAGCGGTAAAAACAAAGTAATCGGCTAA
- a CDS encoding Crp/Fnr family transcriptional regulator — MNIPSELKNVSLFRDIQMDKIEKLAKNLKTKSYEKEETVLYKGDPGTDLCIVLNGSFRGVLIDEDGDEILLYRFRKYDFFGEFSLIDQKERAGNIIADEDSILLKIGREPFFRMVHEEPKLAIAMMCVLTERLRKADELIESLAFLNVKDRIMKQLYEFALDSGEKAGQYYRIRKFTHQEISSMIGASRESVTKCLKILNIEGMIKIKGDSFYVKEPCHLY, encoded by the coding sequence ATGAACATTCCCTCCGAGCTTAAAAACGTAAGCCTTTTTAGAGACATACAGATGGACAAGATCGAAAAGCTTGCCAAGAACCTCAAAACCAAGTCCTATGAAAAAGAGGAAACGGTTCTTTACAAGGGGGATCCGGGAACGGATCTCTGCATCGTGCTAAACGGCTCTTTCAGGGGTGTTCTCATAGATGAGGACGGGGACGAGATTCTGCTATACCGCTTCCGTAAGTACGATTTCTTCGGTGAGTTCAGTCTCATAGACCAAAAGGAAAGGGCCGGAAACATAATCGCCGATGAGGATTCAATCCTTCTTAAGATAGGGCGTGAGCCCTTTTTCCGTATGGTTCACGAGGAACCGAAGCTCGCCATAGCCATGATGTGCGTTCTGACAGAGAGACTACGCAAGGCGGATGAGCTCATAGAATCCCTGGCATTCCTCAACGTCAAAGACCGGATAATGAAACAGCTGTATGAGTTTGCCCTCGATTCCGGAGAGAAAGCGGGGCAGTATTACCGCATTCGCAAGTTCACCCATCAGGAGATATCCTCCATGATCGGCGCCTCAAGGGAATCGGTTACCAAATGTCTCAAGATTCTTAATATCGAAGGGATGATAAAGATCAAAGGTGATTCCTTCTACGTTAAGGAGCCTTGTCACCTTTACTGA
- a CDS encoding ATP-binding protein — protein sequence MKKIACFINNSNFLERLRDFCEEERFELVDYMGSSFEYDVSIVVFITDELDKTKDSSLRDTPVCYIASEENSKLDDLMVVDGSFDHIQLRYLVDAVCHGGVLENCLPSVRPVHMDKVFHISNDIFNVERIVYILTKEFVYFLDFQSLEKIRIGLAEMLTNSIEHGNLNISGDDKLNATEEGTYYELINERLSDKTISGRKVIFTYSISSEGVRISLEDEGGGFDVDTIPDPTMQEGLLKLHGRGILITRMYFDEVNYNSSGTRVELIKRF from the coding sequence ATGAAGAAGATAGCATGTTTTATTAATAATAGCAACTTCTTGGAGAGGCTGAGGGATTTTTGCGAAGAGGAGCGTTTCGAGCTTGTGGACTATATGGGCAGCTCCTTTGAGTACGATGTTTCTATAGTTGTATTTATTACTGATGAACTTGATAAAACAAAGGACAGCAGTCTGCGTGATACACCGGTTTGTTATATCGCCTCTGAAGAGAACTCAAAGCTTGACGATCTGATGGTTGTGGACGGGAGTTTTGACCATATCCAGCTCCGCTACCTTGTGGATGCTGTGTGCCATGGCGGTGTACTTGAAAACTGCCTGCCTTCGGTCCGGCCTGTTCATATGGACAAGGTTTTTCATATAAGCAATGATATATTTAATGTAGAGCGCATCGTTTATATATTGACGAAGGAGTTTGTGTACTTCCTCGATTTTCAGTCGCTTGAAAAGATCAGGATAGGGCTTGCGGAGATGCTTACAAACTCCATTGAGCACGGTAACCTGAACATATCCGGTGATGACAAGTTGAATGCCACCGAGGAGGGTACATACTACGAGCTTATAAACGAGAGGCTGTCGGATAAAACAATTTCCGGCAGGAAGGTGATTTTTACCTACAGTATCAGCTCCGAAGGTGTCAGAATATCCCTTGAGGACGAGGGGGGCGGTTTTGATGTGGACACAATCCCCGATCCCACCATGCAGGAGGGTCTGTTGAAACTCCACGGCAGAGGGATCCTCATAACGAGAATGTACTTCGATGAGGTGAACTACAACTCATCCGGCACAAGGGTGGAGCTCATTAAGAGGTTCTAA
- the ispG gene encoding flavodoxin-dependent (E)-4-hydroxy-3-methylbut-2-enyl-diphosphate synthase — translation MYKREETKQINVGGVAVGGGAPVSIQSMTNTDTRDAEATLKQIHALEDAGCEIIRVAVPDMEAAGRIRTIRDNIAIPLIADIHFDHKLALTSVENGADCIRINPGNIGSEEKVVRVLDACRANGSSIRIGVNSGSVEKELVKQYGVCAESLVISASRHVELFEKHGFTDFKVSLKGSNVPLSIEAYRQFAEQYPYPLHIGITEAGTLFSGTVKSSAGIGAILSLGIGDTLRVSLTGDPVQEVRVGWEILKSMGLRRRGPEVISCPTCGRAEIDLITLAENVQESLKEFRDYFTVAVMGCPVNGPGEAKEADYGIAGGKGQGLLFKKGNIISKVPEGRLLESLTDMLKAEGLS, via the coding sequence TTGTATAAGAGAGAAGAAACAAAACAGATAAATGTGGGCGGAGTAGCCGTTGGCGGAGGCGCACCCGTCAGTATCCAGTCTATGACCAACACCGACACAAGGGATGCCGAAGCTACCTTAAAACAGATACACGCCCTTGAGGATGCGGGATGCGAGATTATACGTGTGGCCGTGCCGGATATGGAGGCTGCCGGCCGTATACGCACCATAAGGGACAATATAGCTATCCCCCTCATCGCGGACATTCATTTCGATCATAAACTCGCCCTGACCTCCGTCGAGAACGGGGCGGACTGCATACGGATAAACCCCGGCAATATTGGAAGCGAAGAGAAGGTTGTGCGTGTTCTTGACGCATGCAGAGCAAACGGAAGCTCCATTCGCATCGGCGTAAACTCCGGCTCGGTGGAGAAGGAGCTTGTAAAGCAGTACGGCGTGTGCGCAGAATCCCTAGTTATATCTGCATCTAGGCATGTAGAGCTTTTCGAGAAACACGGTTTCACAGATTTCAAGGTCTCTCTGAAAGGGAGTAACGTCCCCCTCAGTATTGAGGCGTACAGGCAGTTTGCCGAACAATACCCCTACCCTCTGCACATTGGGATAACCGAGGCCGGAACACTCTTTTCAGGGACAGTTAAATCATCCGCAGGCATCGGCGCCATCCTATCCCTAGGTATTGGGGATACCCTGCGTGTTTCCCTCACCGGGGATCCGGTTCAGGAGGTCCGTGTGGGATGGGAGATTCTCAAGAGTATGGGACTTCGCAGAAGGGGCCCTGAGGTGATTTCGTGCCCCACCTGCGGACGTGCTGAGATAGACCTCATAACCCTTGCAGAGAACGTGCAGGAGAGTCTTAAAGAGTTCAGAGACTACTTCACCGTTGCCGTTATGGGTTGCCCAGTAAACGGGCCCGGCGAGGCGAAGGAAGCGGACTACGGCATAGCAGGAGGCAAAGGGCAGGGACTCCTCTTCAAGAAAGGAAATATCATAAGTAAGGTTCCCGAAGGGAGGCTTCTGGAGTCTCTGACCGATATGTTAAAAGCTGAAGGCCTCAGCTGA
- a CDS encoding phosphomannomutase/phosphoglucomutase, whose amino-acid sequence MISRTIFRDYDIRGKVPGDLSPEDAVLIANAFAHKLREEFGGRKCTLAVGMDVRPTSPELRDSAVKGILDAGCDALKLGVCPSPLTYFAAHYHKLDGYIMITGSHNPPEYNGIKLGSVNTVYHTDAILNLRNDIITLGHRKERFTGTQKSIDITKDYADWCEEHFRKLQSDISKLSRKPKVVLDAGNGAASRIAPEVFRRTGCDVVPLYCEEDGTFPNHHPDPTVDENLADAVKIMDKEDADFVAAYDGDADRIVIALPGGKVIRGDILLGIFARDLLRKEPGSAVVGDVKASDALYDMIADCGGRGIMWKSGHSMIKVKMGEEKALLAGETSAHIFFGDRYFGFDDAVYASLRFLEIYVNALSSGEVSDASGLLEGLTKYVNTPELRLECGEEEKVEITEKLKRVFTDESFQEWNGIREVNCVDGIRVRFERGWGLVRPSNTQAVIVFRFEALDEESLNNYIALFEKEAERRIV is encoded by the coding sequence TTGATAAGCAGAACAATTTTCAGGGATTACGACATCCGGGGGAAGGTTCCCGGGGATCTTTCCCCGGAGGACGCAGTTCTTATCGCAAACGCCTTCGCCCATAAGCTGAGAGAGGAGTTCGGAGGGCGCAAGTGTACCCTTGCCGTGGGTATGGATGTACGACCAACATCACCCGAACTGCGTGACAGTGCCGTAAAAGGTATACTGGACGCCGGCTGCGATGCCCTTAAACTCGGCGTATGCCCCTCCCCACTTACCTACTTCGCTGCCCATTACCATAAACTCGACGGCTACATCATGATAACCGGAAGCCACAACCCCCCTGAATACAACGGCATAAAGCTGGGAAGCGTAAATACAGTTTATCATACAGACGCAATACTAAACCTGAGAAACGATATTATCACACTCGGCCACCGCAAGGAAAGATTCACCGGAACCCAGAAAAGCATCGACATAACAAAGGACTACGCCGACTGGTGCGAGGAACACTTCCGTAAGCTCCAATCAGACATATCCAAGCTGAGCCGAAAACCGAAGGTTGTTCTCGATGCAGGGAACGGAGCCGCCTCAAGGATAGCCCCGGAGGTATTCAGGAGAACCGGCTGTGACGTTGTACCCCTATACTGCGAGGAGGACGGCACATTCCCTAACCACCACCCAGACCCCACAGTGGACGAGAATCTGGCAGATGCCGTTAAAATCATGGACAAAGAAGATGCCGACTTCGTCGCCGCCTATGATGGCGATGCGGATCGCATAGTTATCGCCCTCCCCGGCGGCAAAGTTATAAGGGGTGACATTCTTCTTGGTATCTTCGCAAGGGATCTCCTCAGGAAGGAACCCGGCTCTGCTGTTGTTGGAGATGTAAAAGCCTCCGATGCCCTATATGATATGATAGCAGACTGCGGAGGCAGGGGGATCATGTGGAAATCGGGGCATTCGATGATAAAGGTGAAGATGGGTGAGGAGAAGGCACTGTTAGCCGGCGAGACCAGCGCCCATATATTCTTCGGCGACAGGTATTTCGGATTCGATGACGCCGTCTATGCATCCCTGCGATTTCTGGAGATCTACGTAAACGCCCTCAGCTCCGGCGAAGTGTCTGATGCCTCTGGACTTCTGGAGGGCTTAACAAAATATGTCAACACTCCTGAACTACGCCTCGAGTGTGGTGAAGAGGAGAAGGTTGAGATCACCGAAAAGCTGAAGCGGGTCTTCACAGATGAAAGCTTTCAGGAATGGAACGGCATTCGTGAGGTAAACTGTGTGGACGGTATCCGTGTACGCTTCGAAAGGGGCTGGGGGCTTGTTCGACCAAGCAACACCCAGGCGGTTATCGTCTTCCGTTTCGAAGCACTGGACGAAGAAAGCCTCAATAACTATATTGCCCTCTTTGAGAAAGAAGCGGAGCGCAGGATTGTATAA
- a CDS encoding MBL fold metallo-hydrolase: MIRFLGTRGTLPVSGSRYVKYGGNTPCLTAPVGDDRCIVIDGGTGLFQLNTHQNFKEYHIFLTHLHWDHIAGLPIFTPFYNENKTIFLYLEDKSTLHSKDFLKVLFNPPFFPIPRSMLKATIRINLIRGGHCFQFGNVKITSAEGNHPNGSLMYKIDDGERVTLFATDYEHGTDVDDFLVEFAYKCNNFIFDTTYLPEDYEGNRDGIPKEGWGHSTYVQGAEFAKRAKVENLILYHHNPDYDDVLLDEMNIRAKREFSSVICSRDGMVIR, from the coding sequence ATGATTCGTTTTCTCGGAACAAGGGGCACACTCCCGGTTTCCGGCAGCAGATACGTAAAGTATGGCGGCAACACACCCTGCCTCACAGCTCCTGTGGGGGATGACCGCTGTATTGTCATAGATGGCGGCACTGGCCTTTTCCAGCTTAACACTCATCAGAATTTCAAAGAGTATCATATATTTCTAACCCATCTTCATTGGGATCATATAGCCGGACTTCCGATCTTCACCCCTTTCTATAACGAGAACAAGACGATCTTTTTGTATTTAGAGGATAAAAGCACCCTTCACAGCAAGGACTTTCTGAAGGTGCTGTTTAATCCGCCGTTTTTTCCCATTCCCCGGTCTATGCTAAAGGCGACCATACGCATAAACCTTATCAGGGGAGGGCACTGCTTCCAGTTCGGCAATGTTAAGATAACAAGCGCCGAGGGGAATCATCCTAACGGGAGCCTCATGTACAAGATAGATGATGGTGAAAGGGTTACTCTCTTCGCCACGGACTATGAGCACGGAACGGACGTGGACGACTTCCTTGTGGAGTTTGCATACAAGTGCAACAACTTTATCTTTGATACCACATACCTGCCGGAGGACTACGAAGGAAACCGTGACGGTATTCCCAAGGAGGGGTGGGGGCACTCCACCTATGTCCAGGGTGCGGAGTTTGCAAAGAGAGCGAAGGTTGAGAATCTGATACTGTACCACCATAATCCGGACTATGACGATGTTCTTTTGGATGAAATGAATATCAGGGCAAAGAGGGAGTTTTCCTCAGTAATCTGTTCCAGGGACGGTATGGTAATCCGCTGA
- a CDS encoding putative bifunctional diguanylate cyclase/phosphodiesterase, producing the protein MKSIRHYVIAASILTSLLMFAGVYGLAAALYNRMLVNYAEETSNILMRQAFNALYMGMERGFTRSELEDIVKGITESYSETGIAIEIYRGKPVEKQFGEIAEPQPDNAVSTAMQTGRSTSINRNNLIVEVLPVKAEQECLVCHNDAEVGDVLGVIRTEQSLESLNKEAMENFFFVLLAVLPLPLIAGIASSWVLNNKIHSSINTFHNAIKSISSMEDFENLKLKNDSEGFKEINLIMDQLEVLAKRLRSIATDKTLLQFQIRLMEKLVITAESISDWEGYIKELMKELNEVVEISALFAAFKHGDGYELNVFWMKNPTRELRTNLEESIYEVCIRKELIEQLKDKTIRHHVVEISENMPYADKGTIVKQLSTQSFIEERVGNIIGAGIYSPLIENHDRALIIESTLSTLMNVIGSVRAINSYTRDVEFYATRDPLTNLHNQRMFWDLLRAETKRAERHGTCFSLVVIDFDNFKLINDVYGHAFGDKLLQQFAETLRSCSREEDIMARYGGDEFTLMLPETDSDQAYTVVKRLKESLDTVSVTAPDGKHIKATTSIGIASYPSHAGEDKKLFLVASNMMYKAKREGKNRISIPTGDDIMDALKQEGEKNQIILEALEKNTLIPYFHPIMLLGDMSVQVHELLMRIPVGDKIMAAGEFIADAESMGVMHRLDICLMEKAFVKINECGYKGLLFINLSPKSLVIDEFVPNILDLVNRYEIDKSKIVFEITERETVRNISSLQKFILDLKKEGFMFAIDDFGSGFSSFHYVKMFPIDYIKIEGDFIKNLLNDEVDMAFVKSALTLARELNIKTVAEFVENAEILKSLHDMGVDYAQGFYIDKPMPELLATGTVKKELC; encoded by the coding sequence ATGAAAAGCATCAGGCATTACGTAATCGCTGCATCCATTCTGACAAGTCTTCTAATGTTTGCAGGTGTTTACGGTCTTGCCGCAGCCCTTTATAACCGTATGCTCGTAAACTATGCCGAGGAAACCTCAAATATCCTTATGCGGCAGGCCTTCAATGCCCTATATATGGGTATGGAAAGAGGGTTCACACGCTCTGAACTTGAAGATATCGTCAAAGGGATAACCGAGAGTTACAGCGAAACCGGTATAGCCATAGAGATATACCGTGGAAAACCCGTCGAAAAGCAGTTTGGCGAGATAGCCGAACCCCAGCCGGATAACGCTGTGAGCACTGCGATGCAAACGGGCAGATCCACCAGTATAAACAGGAACAATCTTATAGTTGAGGTACTCCCCGTTAAGGCAGAGCAGGAGTGCCTTGTCTGCCATAACGATGCCGAGGTCGGCGATGTCCTCGGAGTAATCCGCACCGAGCAGAGCCTTGAGAGCCTTAATAAGGAAGCGATGGAAAACTTCTTCTTCGTCCTCCTGGCCGTTCTTCCACTCCCTCTCATAGCGGGAATCGCTTCCTCCTGGGTTCTGAATAATAAAATACACAGTTCCATCAATACATTCCACAACGCAATAAAGAGCATCTCCTCCATGGAGGACTTCGAAAATCTCAAGCTTAAGAACGATAGCGAGGGCTTTAAGGAGATAAACCTCATAATGGATCAGCTTGAGGTGCTTGCCAAACGTCTTCGAAGCATTGCAACCGATAAAACCCTCCTGCAGTTCCAGATAAGGCTCATGGAGAAGCTGGTGATAACGGCGGAATCTATCTCCGACTGGGAGGGGTACATCAAGGAGCTTATGAAGGAGCTGAACGAAGTAGTTGAGATTTCGGCTCTTTTCGCCGCATTCAAGCATGGGGACGGGTATGAACTGAACGTGTTCTGGATGAAAAACCCCACCCGTGAGCTTCGCACGAACCTTGAGGAGTCCATATACGAGGTATGTATCCGAAAGGAGCTTATAGAGCAGCTTAAGGATAAAACCATACGGCATCACGTCGTTGAGATATCCGAAAACATGCCCTATGCCGACAAGGGAACTATTGTAAAACAGCTCAGCACCCAGTCATTCATAGAAGAAAGGGTCGGAAACATTATCGGAGCTGGAATATACAGCCCCCTAATAGAAAACCACGACCGTGCCCTTATCATAGAAAGCACACTCAGCACACTTATGAACGTAATCGGCTCAGTAAGGGCTATCAACAGTTACACGAGGGATGTCGAGTTTTACGCCACAAGGGATCCCCTCACCAATCTACACAACCAGAGGATGTTCTGGGATCTCCTCCGTGCGGAAACGAAGCGTGCGGAGAGGCATGGAACATGTTTCTCCCTCGTAGTTATAGATTTTGACAACTTCAAGCTCATCAATGATGTTTACGGCCATGCCTTCGGAGACAAACTCCTCCAGCAGTTTGCTGAAACCCTAAGAAGCTGCAGCCGTGAAGAGGACATAATGGCTAGGTACGGGGGCGACGAGTTCACGCTGATGCTCCCAGAAACCGACAGTGATCAGGCCTACACCGTTGTAAAAAGACTAAAGGAGAGCCTGGACACCGTCTCGGTAACTGCCCCGGACGGGAAGCATATCAAGGCTACTACCTCCATCGGTATCGCCTCATACCCCTCCCACGCAGGTGAGGATAAGAAGCTTTTCCTCGTTGCCAGCAATATGATGTACAAAGCAAAACGTGAGGGGAAAAACAGGATATCCATACCCACCGGCGATGATATTATGGATGCCCTCAAGCAGGAGGGTGAAAAGAACCAGATTATACTCGAAGCCCTTGAAAAGAATACACTAATACCCTATTTCCACCCGATTATGCTCCTTGGAGACATGAGCGTTCAGGTTCATGAGCTTCTTATGCGCATACCCGTGGGGGACAAGATTATGGCTGCGGGGGAGTTCATCGCCGATGCAGAGAGCATGGGCGTTATGCACAGGCTTGATATATGCCTTATGGAAAAGGCTTTTGTAAAAATAAATGAGTGCGGTTACAAGGGTCTGCTCTTCATAAACCTTTCACCCAAATCCCTTGTTATTGATGAATTCGTTCCCAACATCCTTGATCTTGTCAATAGGTATGAGATTGATAAATCCAAGATAGTATTTGAGATAACCGAGCGGGAAACAGTGCGCAACATCTCTTCTCTGCAGAAGTTTATTCTGGATCTCAAGAAGGAGGGCTTCATGTTCGCCATAGACGATTTCGGCTCCGGCTTCTCCTCCTTCCACTACGTTAAGATGTTCCCCATCGACTACATTAAGATCGAAGGTGATTTCATTAAAAACCTTCTAAACGATGAAGTTGATATGGCGTTTGTGAAGAGTGCGCTGACCCTGGCAAGGGAGCTTAATATCAAGACCGTGGCGGAGTTCGTGGAGAATGCTGAGATTCTGAAATCGCTCCACGATATGGGCGTTGACTACGCCCAGGGATTCTATATCGATAAACCGATGCCTGAACTCCTTGCCACGGGTACGGTAAAAAAGGAACTTTGCTGA